Part of the Girardinichthys multiradiatus isolate DD_20200921_A chromosome 14, DD_fGirMul_XY1, whole genome shotgun sequence genome is shown below.
acAAGCTTCAACATGGTATGCACCAACCAAAAGTAGCGCAGACCTGTgaactggaaagaaaatgataaataggttcaaaaatatatgtataaataaatctgaaaagtgtgacctGCATTTGTTTTGTGTAATCTAATTTCAATATTAATCCAGCatttctgtgaagacctcagagaacataagagaacaaacagcatcttaaagaccaaggaacacggcAGAGGGGTCTGGGAGAAAGTTTaagtagggttaggttataaaacaatatcataaACCTCTAACATTTCACAAAGCTctgttcaacccatcatctgaaacattttaacaactgcaaacctaccaagacacggCCACGTAAACCGACAGGCTGGGTAAGGAGAGCATTAGTCAGAAAGGCAGCCAAActgcccatggtaactctggaggagcagtagAGAACCACGACTCAGGTGTGACACTACATGACTGGCGATAGAATCTGCCGTCTGGACAGAGATCAGACGGCGGATGCAGATAcactttttacttgtttttatgtGCGAGATTATCACTAACAAATAATTAGTCCTAAAATGGAAACTGTTGGTCGCAACACAAAGTATTAATCAGGGTTTTTAATTACTCGTTTTAACGTTAGTAGGACCACAAATGTCCAGCAACTGTTACTCTAAAGCAGATTTCAGCCATCCTTTCAGTAAACCTGGCTAAATACAGCAGCTTTTTAAAGAAAGAGGGACCCATATCTCATTCCTGGTGCTGAGCAGAGACTCACACCCCGAAAAATGTGGAAGTTGTATTTCCTTCTTTTAATAAGATGAAGacgagttttattttattttttttgtttcttttttatgttttagatcttCAATGATTTACAGGTCCCTTTTTATGCCAAAATCATactactttatttgttttattaaaataagatattttTTAGTTCAtggttgaacaggattttttttttttatatggatTTAGCATTTTTTATTCGGAAAAAAGACACTTTCTTTGAACATACAGCACTTTCAGCTTGATTATTTGGCCCACATGGCAAAAACGTTTTGGACTTTTTATGATTATAGGTAAATATTATCTCTAACTGGTTCTCCTTTTGTTTCCGCCCAGTACACAGATGAAGAAGGTGATGTTGACGGTCTTCAAACACAACCACGGGGCTTACCAGTTCTTCAGAGAAGCTCTACAGTGAGTACAGCAGCTGTTTAGGGACATAAATGTTGAAAGATGTCACCCTTACTTTTACAGAGCAGGGGTGGGCTATTCCAGTATtaaccttattttaaatggaacAGCTTCTCACCAACTGTTTTAATGCAGGGCCCCAGAGAGCtggtagttttatttatttagtgcttTTCATGTCATCATAAAATAGATGACAGTATCAATAGAAAACTGGTAAACTGGTTTGGCTATTACATAACTGTAGTTTGAGTGCAGGTTTGCAGTCAGTGGCTCACCTCAAAGAAACCcttgtgatttaaaaaacaaaaaacaaatgttaccCCCAGAACTATAATAAATCCATCTGTTATTAGCAACTGGGATTAAAACGATTAAAGACTGGGATGCTTTATAGAATCAAACAGCAAATATTAAGGTCTTTGTCTCTGAGTTCATTTGAAAATTGTAATCAGACTTTTTTGGCTGCTCTGTTTCTGCTGTTTCTTCCTGATGCATCTCGGAGACACGCATCTCCTTCCTGAGCAGAATGATGACTGCACGTTTCCATGCTGTTTGTGATTGCATGTGATTACTTGACGAGAAGAACATGGCGCCTTCAGGCACCCTTAGACATCTGGAAATGTTTCCCATGATGTACCGAACGTGAGGAGGTCCACAgctctcttcctgatatcttgactgatttcttttcatttgttgcccatgatgtcacacagggaagcagtgtgtttgaggctTTAGCTTAAAacacatccacaggtgtgccccatttaacaaaacatttctgaattaaCCTATCAGTAGCTTACGAAGCTATgacatcatctgggctttcctaAACTGCCTAAGGCGTTAGAAACCCTGTCTTTTTATGCAGCGTATTTAAACATCAGGTTAAAGAAAATGGTTTCTTTTTGTATCGCCTCTAATTAAGACACAGTAATGGCTACTGCCGCTCTGAATCAGGCCGCGTTTGGATTTTCTGTcctttattttatacattttatttacaaacgGCTAAAATAAAGTTCTGACCTTCCTCTTCTGATGTCCAAGCCTGTCCAGCCATTTAAAcaagctcctcctcctccaggttCGAGATCGACGAGACCTCGCCGAGCATGTCTGGCTGCTGCGGCGACGACTGTTCCTACGAGATCCTAAGCAGGCGGACCAAACACGGCGAGGCCTCGGCGGGCCACACCCACGGCGGCGGGCACTGCGGCGGCTGCTGCCACTGATCGGCCGCAGCGCAGCCAACCACCCTCGCCATCGGTTAAAAGCTGACAACTTTTGGAAAGCGGCGTGTGGATGTTTTTTGGGTTTGAACGGCCCAGGGGAGCCGTCAGAAGCGAGCCGCGGGTGGAATCTCTGGCTACAGATGctgaaaagtgtttttcaggattctgttttgtgtgtgtttgttttattactgctgcaaagtcagcaAGCAGCTTGAGCTTTTTCTCCTCTCCAACTTATTGACCTTTTTTCGCTTCCATTCACTCATACCTGTTGATAGGTTTCCTCAGTCTGGCTGTAAGGTAATGCCAACGTCGATCCATCTCCTCGCATCCTGCAGTGTAATGAGTCATTTTGATTCTTGAACTGTGGCTTAGGACCCAATAccggtgctggtttctttttgtgCTGTAGTCAGCTGTAAAGCTTTAAATCATTTCCTGACTTGAGACAACAGGTGTAAAATATGAATGAGTGTAGGGTTTTACTGTTTCTGGAGGGCTGCATGGATGTTTCTCCCTGCCTTATGGATACAGGCGCAGGATTGCCATCATCTGCAGCCCCAGTAATTATACATCAAATCTTGAAAATAATCCCGTAatttctctttcttattgtcgTTTTTAATCCAGAAAGTAGATTACTTATTCCTTTCCTCTCTTTAATGTTTTATGATACTCCTCTACTGAAACTTAGTCCAGTTTGCCTCATTTTTCAGAGGTCCAGATACCAGTGTTAATGCCAGGTCAGAACTTTACATACACTCGCCATCAGCATGAACAGCAATCATTTTGGCCTTATAAGGAATTGTGCAGGGTGGAATTAATATACAAGGTCAAATCCAActtggtttatttaaaacaaactgcaGTGACTTCTAAAAACCAGCTTAAAATCTAATCCACACAGAGAAACTAAATGTACACACAggctcaaatatttacatacactccTGCTAATGTTTGGTTAATCGTCCTTTAACAGTTTGCACCTCGATCACGTGCTTTTTTTCAGGCCATCGCCAAGCTTCTGGAATAATTTCGGTTATTTTGTTTGCCACTCATCAGAAATGGTAGAGGTTGTTTAAATGGGTTGATTTTCCTAGTACAGGCCGGGTTATTAGTCATAGGTCACAAATGTTCAACAGGGTTGAAGTCGGCGCCTTTCCAAAATCTCGATGTTGGTCTCCATGTTTGGATGTGTGTTTCTGATCGTTACCCTGTTGGAACACCTACTTGTCTCCAAGATGGTACAAAACATATTGTTATTGTGGCTCAAATagctattttattttcttctgacctttaaccttttcTTCACAAGGCGTTTGCTTGTTGATGTGGGCTGATATTGAGCAAGGTGTCCATTTTGAAGCAGGCAGCTTCTTATTATAAAACAGGCTACTATTAAGCCTCTGGAATGAGCTTTCCAAAGCTAAACCTCAACACATTTGAGGATTGTTCCTCCAGGAAACCAACTAATTTTTAGAAACTCTACCATATCTAATAAGAGTTGTCAAATATCCAACCAGAATTAcaccagaagcttgttgatggctagaCAAAGCGTGTGGTTGAGGTGCAACTTTGCTGTGCATATTTGAGCCAGACTTGTGTACTAAACTCGTGGATATATTTGCTCTATAATCAGCCTTCCCTGGAAAAAGAGCTGCTTAAATAAACCAATAAAGAGCCAACCTTAACATATTCATGATGAGTGAAAGCAGACGTCTGACCTGATCCGTAGCTGCTTTCAAAAAACTTCTCTAAATATGTTACCTTGAGCAAGTCTGTATTGATTTGACCAAATTCAGGTTTGGAGGAGTAGAAACAGTCCTTTGCATGGAAACTAACCATCATTCCTTCTCTGTTATTCAGTAttaacttgttttttagatatttattttctCGCATGATGTAAACTGATGTCGGAAAAAGACAAGTCCACATATTGGTTTCACAGCAGCTCTGAAATTCTTGTTTTGCAAATTTTCTAAATCAGAAATATGTCCAACATGCATGacatttaaagttaatttagaGGTGCAGTAAGTTATTAGGCACATATGTATAATGTTAATCctgcaaaaagtaaaaacattggGTATGTCAGACTGAAATAATGTCTAATATCAAGTCAGAAaccctgttttgttttctttatttttgcttattttgccTCCGGAAGCTCTTTAGTTTTACCTCTAATATGTTAAGGTGTAAAATGTGTGCATGAGGAGTAAACTATAGGATATGAAGATTTCTCCATCCTGCAGCGCAATGAGGGCTTCAGATTGGTATGCTTCaagtggttgttttttttttttgttggtccaTTTAAGCGGTTCTATCAAGTTTTTGTACGGTTTGGTGCCTGTTGTAACAcgggaaaatgtgaaaaatcacACTGGTCAGAAATGTCATAAAtcgtaaaaaataaaatgcatggcTGACTGATATTGAAACGATTTGTGAAGTGAGTCTTGCTGATTGTTTTCCGACTCGAAAACAGTAGTTTTGTGTCTTTCAGTGATTAGGAACAGCTACCAGTTGATTTGTACTATAACTTACATTTTTGTACCCTATAGGTCACAATTAAAACAGTGCTGTTCTGTGTGGtctctccatctctctctctctctctctcaggtcagtcagtcatcttttCAGCTTCCTGTTGGCTCTGATCTGGAGTctgtttcatttgtaaaaacgaACATTTCAAAGACTTTCAACACAACCTGAATAGTGAAAACACTGAAATTCCTGCAAGTAACTTGTTCGGTTTTAGTTTGTTCCAGTTCCTTAAAAATGTGACATTGCATGAGAGTAAATTTAGATCTGCTGCAggctgtgtttttaaaataaaaataaagcctCACTGGAGATTGAGGAGGAAAAAAACCAACTCTTAaaccagtttattttgaaaacggTGAGTAATTTTGTGTCTGATCTTTCTCTTCATTTTCCTTCTCTGTAcataagtataaatatatataagcTGTTTGATCCATCCTCTCGTCTCTTCTTGGCCTTTTAGAGTCAAAAcgcttttttataaaaacatgatgttgaattaaaacaaacactatGTTTGAGATCGTGTGTTTCAGTGGCAACGAAAGGGAACTCATTCTGCCTtgtcagtgttttatttgtatgttaCAAATAAAGGAAAGTTGTCTGACTTCATAAAAAAGGCCTCTTTCAGTTATTTTGTTGGGTCAGGATATTGTTTGCGCTTTTCTTTTCCACATCCATGTGTTTACATTGGaatatttaaaactgttttttaataCAGGAAAAAAATGACCAGAATTCAAATTTCTGAAATTCCtaaattttaaatgtataaacaGAATAGTGGTACATGTATGTAgtgagttttaattttttatatttttaagtaatggtgaaaatattttttttattttcctatcTTAGTTGGAAATAGCAGTATGTAATGATCCATAAGTAACATTGAGTTTTCAATTTTCATGGTTTTTGATAATgattcatataaaaaaaatatatctaaatTACATAGTAATTTTTTATTAATCAATAACTGTGATCCAAAACAATATTctatatattattttgaaataatcgaattgtttatttctaatttacaaagtcagttttaatatttcatacttttttgttaTGGTTAATAATGATATCCTTatatttttatctaatttgagaaaaaaaaatctataaagaagAAAGCGGgtattttttctgatttttaataTTGGTAACCTTTGAAAAAGGGGAAAGgattaaaatacattattttattgtggTCAACTATGAACATTGCTTTTAGATTATCTCATTTTGAAATAATATATTGCATAACGATGGATTGTGGTATataatttacatacatttttagtatattttttattatatttttaattatgcGTAATTAACAGTGAAAaagtgttttagtttttataatATTTCAAGATAACTATCTTTATATAAATTTGCAGTCTGATTTCCTTATTGGCCTGTTATTCGCCCCGTGCGGAACTGATTGTAGATGTTTCCAGGGGGACTCTTGGTGGGGTTTCTCTCACACCGGACGTTGTTGGTGTACCTCGCTGCAGAAATGTCTTGAATGGAAGCTTCGGACGCTGTGAGCCGCCTTTGTTTACATCTGGTCAAGATGACGTGAAGCTTTAAGTTAACCGGTCCCGTTTTCCGCCGCTGGTGAGTGAAGCTACATGTTAGCCGAGCCTATTTTTGTGCTAATTAGCTTAGCCTCTGATTTTGTCGTGTTGGTCGAACCTCAAATTCCTTCCGGGGACAAAATGCAAAGCTGCTGGTGGAAGaaacgcttttttttttttttatgcatattgtttagatttattttcttctcagAGGTACCATGGCAGCGCGGATGAAGCTGAAGCTGAAGACCGTGTTTGTGCTCTACTTCATGGTGTCCCTGATGGGTCTGATCTATGCACTGATGCAGCTCGGTAAGTGGTCAgcacagtcttcacagacacATAGTCCTTTGCACATGTAACCATTAAAATACTGCACATTGTGCAACGTTACAGCCACAGATGTCAGTGTAGTTTTTTATGCCCATTTTACCAGATGGCTCATGCTCACCTTAGATTGGAGGCAAATGTTCTGTGAACAGCGATTTTCTTCAAGCCTTGTCGCAGATTcctaattggatttagatctggacttggactgggccattctgacatACAGACCTGCTTTGGTGGTCGGTCAAGTTTGGTTAGTAAACCGAATCACGCAACATCCGTGGGTGCAATATTGCaattgcaaaggactgcttggtaGAATATTGTATTTCAAGTGCCATCCATGCAGATTCTGCTTCCCAGTATGTATTTGGCCACTTGAGTCGACTTTCAAGGCCCTTGATGCCCACAGTTGATTTAAATTGTTAGTGATTGAGATACTAAAGCTCACAAAGAGAGACGTGGACGTTGTGATACAAAAAGAAAGAGGTCTGGAAATGTGGGTTATTAATAGTCGACTTTGTCATCTTCAGCAACAGGACGACATTCGCATGTTTTTTGATATCATGCACACCTAGGTTATGGTGTTCTGTTAGATGTTGAAAGCTtggggatattgttttatgacccaaccatgttttaaacttttccaaATCTTTTTTTGTCACCTGTCAAGGTTgattacactggattttatttaacagtATCCGAGTGAAggagacttttatttgtaaagatgtttaaaactgtGTATAATTTTCCTGCACTTTACCATTAAgcagtactttgtgttagtctgtcacataaaatctcattaAAACACACTGTGGTGGTAACGTGACTGAATCTGGATACCTTCATGAGGTAGACAAACACTGTATGTTCCTGTCTGAACTTGTCTCCAGGCCAGCACTGCGACTGCACAGAACACGACCTGCCAAAAGATCGTGCCATGTCCCGCCTGCAGGAGGAGCTCTACCGCCTTCAGGGCCAGATAAGGCAGCTGGAGCAGGTGAAACAACCCGAGAAGCAACCTCCCAAGTCCTCCCTGCCCACCATCTTCGTCATCACTCCCACATATGTCAGGTATTCCTCCTCCAGACTGAACCGCCTCTCTCGTGTCGCTTCAATCATCGTCActctttctctcctcctctcctcctctctgCAGGCTGGTGCAGAAGGCCGAGCTAACCCGTCTGTCCCAGACTTTCCTCCATGTCCCTCAGCTGCATTGGATCGTGGTGGAGGACTCGCTGCACAAGACGCCCCTTGTTACCAACTTCCTGATGAAGAGCGGCCTGACCTACACACACCTGCACGTGCCCACTGCAAAGGAGCGCAAACTGCAGGAGGTGAGTGCAGGTGAGGCCTAAAagcctgctttttgttttttgaacacTTTTTGTTTGACTGTTGGCTGTCGGGTTCAGGGTGACCCCAGCTGGCTAAAGCCCCGCGGCGTCGAGCAGAGAAACGAAGGACTACGGTGGCTCAGAGAGGACAGAAGGACTCAGCCAGGGGAGGACAGTCATCAGGGAGTGGTTTACTTCGCTGATGATGATAACACGTACAGCCTGCAgctgtttgaggaggtgagtggATATTTGTATAGCTTCTAGACATGATTTCTTCACCAAACCCCTCACTCTTCacataatgttgtgttttttctcaGATGAGGAGCACTCAACGAGTTTCTGTGTGGCCTGTAGGGTTGGTTGGTGGGATGAAATTTGAGAGCCCCGTGGTTGAAGGAGGAAAGGTAGGTTGTTGTTTCTCTGGTTGATGAGGCTCTCTTGTGCTTCTGGTTAGAAGTGAGGCAGATTCGGCACATTAATTAAAACGATCGATTAAGCCTCCAGCAACGGATtcatttgtttctgcacagctttTTATACCACCTTTCGATAAAGGAACATTTCACACCAAAGCCACCAGTTCACAGTCCTACAATCTCATTTGTACCtgtcttattttttatatatatagtaaGAAAGTAAATTCTTATAAATCTTACTTATTTGTAAGATTTTAAGTTTATGATCCTATCTTTTTTGATTTAACCAAAACAATTATGTAGAAAGAGGAGATAAAACTATAACTAAAAGTATGAAGGTTCATACCACAGCATTCCAgtcaggttgaggtcaggacctTTAATGGGCCACtttgattcttttctttttcagccatcCTGTTGTAGAGATCTGCTGCAGTTTTGGCATCTTTGTTCAGTTGATCGCTTAGTTTGGCCGTCAGACACATCGCCTCACATTGGACTTTATAAGACTTGGTATACAGAGGAGTCTATGTGTTGACTGCAAGTGCCCAGGTCCCTTGGTTGCAAAACGAGCCCAAATCTTCACTCCTCCAACATCGAGTTGATATGAAGCGTCTGGTTTTCCCATGGCGCATTGCTTTGTGGATTATTTAGATGCAACGTTGCATAGTTTAGAGAGGAGAGGCTTTCTCCTGGCAACCCTTCTAAACGACCCATACTTGTTCTGTCTTTTTCTAATTGCTCTAGcatgtattttaatatttaacatgcCAACTGTGGCCTGTAGAGTTGAGTTgggtttgatttctttttgtaTATTTCTCTGTGCTTTGTGGAGTCTAACCTTTGGTTGAAACTTGTTTGGCCTTTTTTTCCTGGGAAGATTGGCAActatcttaaatgtttttatttgtgaaacaatTTTCTCACTGTAAACTATTGTGTTCGGATTGTTTGAGAATGGTCTTTTACTCCTTCCCAGATTTATGAACAGTGCGAGTTGATCCTCTAAAGTCATTGCTGTTGACTGAGGCATTGTTTTTACACACATCTGTATGCTACAGACCAGCAAACCTTACGTTTTAATTTGCTTCTAGATGGATCTGACTTGACTTGTTTTGATCGAACAAAGGCGCCGTTATCGTAACTGCTTAAAGTGTTTAAACTATCCATCGGTTTCATACTTGGTACTTTCTTTCAGGTGGTCCGCTTCCATACCGGCTGGCGGCCCAGTCGGCCTTTTCCGATGGACATGGCCGGCTTCGCCGTGTCCCTGAAGCTGGTCCTGGCCAATCCGGACGCTTGTTTTGACGGAGAAGCACCCATGGGCTTCCTGGAAAGCAGCCTCCTTAAGGGCCTGGTCACAATAGACGAGTTGGAGCCCAAAGCAGACAACTGCACTAAAGTATGAGAAGCTGCCCGT
Proteins encoded:
- the b3gat3 gene encoding galactosylgalactosylxylosylprotein 3-beta-glucuronosyltransferase 3 codes for the protein MAARMKLKLKTVFVLYFMVSLMGLIYALMQLGQHCDCTEHDLPKDRAMSRLQEELYRLQGQIRQLEQVKQPEKQPPKSSLPTIFVITPTYVRLVQKAELTRLSQTFLHVPQLHWIVVEDSLHKTPLVTNFLMKSGLTYTHLHVPTAKERKLQEGDPSWLKPRGVEQRNEGLRWLREDRRTQPGEDSHQGVVYFADDDNTYSLQLFEEMRSTQRVSVWPVGLVGGMKFESPVVEGGKVVRFHTGWRPSRPFPMDMAGFAVSLKLVLANPDACFDGEAPMGFLESSLLKGLVTIDELEPKADNCTKVLVWHTRTEKPKMKREEALQVQGLGSDPAVEI